In one Lolium rigidum isolate FL_2022 chromosome 3, APGP_CSIRO_Lrig_0.1, whole genome shotgun sequence genomic region, the following are encoded:
- the LOC124701124 gene encoding protein IN CHLOROPLAST ATPASE BIOGENESIS, chloroplastic: MRPAAAAAASVLDAPLRARGAVSLVAARCASSSSSSAAAAATSYDHVSFVKEVAATDPPEHLNSLLNVLHARGEKIVSPGARRGMIPLVVPLSESPQGNLTSLLRWPTAPRGMEMPVVEVRDHGLWLLAKNVNQYIHRILVEADSSAESGDDLWSAVRDDLWSAVGEAGGNIYKRGDLKESQMADLDVYLLKKVGLFPDIIERKASRHLEKGDHVSALITGEFYTRDQFPGFGRPFVFNSVLQKRVGRTSEAKESARVALKSPWWTLGCKYEEAAELARWEDEQIEFIREKVTEEGKQDDLKKGKAPEQVVLDEAAFLMDLATVDGNWDDVVDRIAECYREAGIHDIAKFIAYRE; the protein is encoded by the exons ATGAGGCCCGCGGCGGCTGCGGCCGCGTCCGTGCTTGACGCGCCCCTGCGAGCGCGCGGAGCGGTATCCTTGGTCGCCGCCCGctgtgcctcctcctcctcctcttcggccgccgccgccgctacgtCGTACG ATCATGTGTCGTTCGTCAAGGAAGTCGCCGCAACAGACCCTCCGGAGCATCTTAACTCTTTGCTGAATGTGCTTCATGCACGAG GCGAAAAGATAGTTTCTCCTGGAGCTAGAAGAGGGATGATTCCACTTGTTGTTCCCTTGTCAGAGAGCCCACAAG GTAACTTAACATCCCTACTGAGATGGCCAACTGCTCCACGTGG GATGGAAATGCCTGTAGTGGAAGTGCGTGACCATGGGCTATGGCTTTTAGCTAAGAAC GTCAACCAATATATTCACAGAATACTCGTCGAGGCTGATAGCAGTGCTGAGAGTGGTGATGATTTGTGGTCTGCCGTTCGAGATGATTTATGGTCGGCTGTAGGGGAAGCTGGTGGGAACATTTACAAAAGAGGTGATTTGAAAGAATCGCAGATGGCAGATCTTGATGTCTATTTGTTGAAGAAG GTTGGACTCTTTCCGGATATTATAGAAAGAAAAGCATCACGCCATCTGGAAAAAGGAGATCAT GTCTCTGCTCTTATTACTGGAGAATTCTACACTAGAGATCAGTTTCCAGGCTTTGGAAGACCCTTTGTGTTCAACTCAGTACTTCAGAAAAG AGTTGGACGTACATCTGAGGCCAAAGAGTCAGCTCGAGTGGCTTTGAAGTCACCATGGTGGACACTAGGCTGTAAATACGAA GAGGCAGCTGAGTTAGCTAGATGGGAGGATGAGCAAATCGAGTTTATAAGAGAAAAGGTAACCGAGGAGGGCAAACAAGACGATCTGAAGAAGGGAAAAGCTCCGGAGCAG GTGGTTCTTGACGAGGCGGCCTTTCTCATGGATTTAGCCACCGTCGACGGTAACTGGGACGATGTTGTGGACCGGATCGCTGAATGCTACAGAGAAGCTGGGATCCACGACATTGCGAAGTTCATCGCTTACAGGGAGTAG